One Natrinema salaciae genomic region harbors:
- a CDS encoding pyridoxal-phosphate-dependent aminotransferase family protein — protein MTNKREYTDDYPDKTLYIPGPTEVRDDVIEAMCEPMFGHRMDRMTDLYTTIVEDTKEFLGTDNEVIVLTGSGTEFWEASTLNLVDENILVPTCGSFSERHANVAERLGKDVDRLEYEWGQAIKPADIRETLEESDNHYDVVATVMNESSTGVRNPIEEIGDVVADYPDTYFVVDAVSSLGGDYVDIDQHNIDVIFASSQKAFAMPPGLAICVVSDDAYERELEKDSASWYGGFQRTIDYYERKGQTHSTPAIPIMLAYRKQMKHMLEEGHDARNERHREMAEYTREWARDHFDMFPEEGYESQTVSCIENTQGIDVAETIDAVSEEYDFVFSNGYGSQLGEQTFRIGHMGEHDRESIEELTDAIEDVAGL, from the coding sequence GTGACCAACAAACGCGAGTATACAGACGACTATCCCGACAAGACGCTGTACATCCCGGGTCCGACGGAGGTTCGCGATGACGTCATCGAGGCGATGTGCGAGCCGATGTTCGGCCATCGCATGGACCGAATGACGGACCTGTACACGACCATCGTCGAGGACACGAAGGAGTTTCTCGGCACCGACAACGAGGTCATCGTCCTGACCGGCTCGGGGACGGAGTTCTGGGAAGCCTCGACGCTCAACCTCGTCGACGAGAACATCCTCGTCCCGACCTGCGGCAGCTTCAGCGAGCGCCACGCCAACGTTGCCGAGCGACTGGGCAAGGACGTCGACAGGCTCGAGTACGAGTGGGGGCAGGCCATCAAACCCGCGGATATCCGCGAGACGCTCGAGGAGAGCGACAACCACTACGACGTTGTCGCGACCGTCATGAACGAGTCCTCGACGGGCGTGCGAAACCCCATCGAGGAGATCGGCGACGTCGTCGCCGACTACCCCGACACGTACTTCGTCGTCGATGCCGTCTCCTCGCTGGGCGGGGACTACGTCGACATCGACCAGCACAACATCGACGTCATCTTCGCGTCGAGCCAAAAGGCGTTCGCGATGCCGCCGGGGCTGGCGATCTGCGTCGTCAGCGACGATGCCTACGAGCGCGAACTCGAGAAGGACTCCGCGTCGTGGTACGGCGGGTTCCAGCGGACGATCGACTACTACGAGCGAAAGGGCCAGACCCACTCCACGCCGGCGATTCCGATCATGCTGGCTTACCGCAAACAGATGAAACACATGCTCGAGGAGGGCCACGACGCCCGCAACGAGCGCCACCGCGAGATGGCCGAGTACACGCGCGAGTGGGCTCGCGACCACTTCGACATGTTCCCCGAGGAGGGGTACGAATCGCAGACGGTGAGCTGCATCGAGAACACGCAGGGGATCGACGTCGCCGAGACCATCGACGCCGTCTCCGAGGAGTACGACTTCGTCTTCTCGAACGGCTACGGCTCGCAACTCGGCGAGCAGACGTTCCGTATCGGCCACATGGGCGAGCACGACCGCGAGTCCATCGAGGAACTGACCGACGCCATCGAAGACGTCGCCGGCCTGTAA
- a CDS encoding DUF6517 family protein, with amino-acid sequence MRVTRRQLLAAGATAGTGIVAGCTGFVEDSLSSTPGTVSAAALEETGYDERTVEEVVVERTISRFGIERSIEARNWYAEYDRAIALDSLGLTRVQAAVVAVLTTPQVSVLGKTFNPVGEYSTDELVALIQNRYDRLEDVRAVDEASISVLGSETTLARYEARARLVSASTAIDVYLQVSEPVEHGDDFVIGVATHPQAMGLETESDAVRTMLESIEHG; translated from the coding sequence ATGAGAGTCACGCGTCGGCAATTGCTCGCTGCGGGAGCGACCGCCGGGACCGGGATCGTCGCCGGCTGCACCGGCTTCGTCGAGGATTCGCTCTCGTCGACGCCGGGGACCGTCTCGGCGGCCGCACTCGAGGAAACCGGCTACGACGAACGCACCGTCGAGGAGGTCGTCGTGGAGCGAACGATCAGCCGGTTCGGGATCGAACGCTCGATCGAGGCCCGGAACTGGTACGCCGAGTACGACCGGGCGATCGCGCTCGATTCGCTCGGACTGACGCGCGTGCAAGCGGCGGTCGTCGCCGTCCTGACCACGCCGCAGGTGTCCGTCCTCGGAAAGACGTTCAACCCCGTCGGCGAGTACTCGACGGACGAACTCGTCGCACTGATTCAGAACCGGTACGACCGGCTCGAGGACGTCCGGGCCGTCGACGAGGCGTCGATTTCGGTGCTGGGATCCGAGACGACCCTCGCGCGATACGAAGCACGCGCGCGGTTGGTCTCCGCCAGCACCGCGATCGACGTGTACCTGCAGGTCAGCGAGCCCGTCGAACACGGCGACGATTTCGTGATCGGGGTCGCGACCCACCCGCAGGCGATGGGCCTCGAGACCGAGTCCGACGCCGTCCGGACGATGCTCGAGTCGATCGAACACGGGTGA
- a CDS encoding plastocyanin/azurin family copper-binding protein: MTRDNPVSRRTALKLTGAAASTALVAGCSGGDEGNGNGNGDSEDSGPVEISPDETIMLKATSSNTWEGKSPSGIEGQENPTLALKEGETYEIGWDENGGSVGHNIAIYNGDGEVHNGKKTEQTPDPGDGEMLEFEASSDTVEYVCVPHYQSGMAGDIEMQ; encoded by the coding sequence ATGACACGAGATAATCCGGTTTCGCGGCGCACAGCGCTGAAGCTCACGGGTGCGGCTGCCTCGACTGCGCTCGTCGCCGGCTGCAGTGGTGGCGACGAGGGGAACGGCAACGGCAACGGTGACAGTGAAGATAGCGGCCCCGTCGAAATCAGCCCCGACGAAACGATCATGCTCAAGGCCACGAGCAGTAACACGTGGGAGGGGAAGTCCCCGTCCGGCATCGAGGGGCAGGAGAACCCGACGCTGGCACTCAAAGAGGGCGAGACCTACGAGATCGGCTGGGACGAAAACGGCGGTAGCGTAGGACACAACATCGCCATCTACAACGGCGACGGGGAGGTTCACAACGGGAAGAAAACAGAACAGACCCCCGATCCGGGTGACGGTGAGATGCTGGAGTTCGAGGCCTCGAGTGATACGGTCGAATACGTCTGCGTACCCCACTATCAGTCGGGGATGGCAGGCGACATCGAAATGCAGTAA
- a CDS encoding cupredoxin domain-containing protein — MDADGHPCRRTVLRGGGLAASSALLAGCIDDGSTDADPGTSTDDGGTDENDESDGSDGNDGSDGSDGSDGSNESADTDAGDDDESEPADDTGESDSEPIETDRTFEIEPGAEILFRSDGVTWVGVRPSSIADVVNPTIALTEGARYTIRWTGSDDMAHNIAIYDAEARVVNGLGTDPTADPGDEQTLAFDAATEMAEYVCEPHYDAGMAGSIEIRSDGRD, encoded by the coding sequence ATGGACGCTGACGGCCACCCGTGCCGACGGACGGTGCTACGAGGGGGCGGTCTCGCGGCCTCGAGTGCGCTCCTCGCCGGCTGTATCGACGACGGGTCGACTGACGCCGACCCCGGCACGTCGACCGACGATGGAGGCACAGATGAGAACGACGAAAGCGATGGCAGCGATGGAAACGATGGCAGCGATGGCAGCGACGGGAGCGACGGGAGCAACGAAAGCGCGGACACGGACGCTGGCGATGACGACGAGTCCGAACCGGCGGATGACACCGGCGAATCCGACTCCGAACCGATCGAGACCGATCGCACGTTCGAGATCGAGCCCGGCGCGGAGATTCTGTTCCGATCCGATGGCGTGACGTGGGTGGGCGTGCGGCCGTCATCCATCGCGGACGTGGTCAACCCGACGATCGCCCTCACCGAGGGCGCACGCTATACGATTCGCTGGACCGGATCCGATGACATGGCTCACAACATCGCCATCTACGACGCCGAAGCGCGCGTCGTCAACGGCCTCGGCACGGACCCCACCGCCGATCCGGGCGACGAGCAGACGCTCGCGTTCGACGCCGCGACGGAAATGGCCGAATACGTCTGCGAGCCCCACTACGACGCCGGCATGGCGGGCAGTATCGAAATTCGGAGCGACGGGCGCGACTGA
- a CDS encoding MFS transporter, protein MHSSDRDRVVLAALVFAVLFSQVLLYPGVATLVETLGADATTSAFAATALDASMWFLVAEFVAYVTFVGLWGVASDATGRRTPFIAVGAIAGAVGYAALAAVPSIGSIPFEGVLLLRVFQGAMTIGAFSLTMTMLMDLEGGHGRNMGAAGIAIGLGAALGAPIGGQLTEVDPLAPLLVAAGLLVCVGALVSLVGDRTPDESRSARALVDGIRRRPTLSIPYAFGFVDRLTAGFFALVGTLYFQETFDLDAGTTGLMLACFFAPFALLQYPMGALSDRIGRTVPIVVGSACYGGGILLVGASPSVATAAIAMIGVGVLGALVAPATMALVTDLADESERGLAMAGFNLAGSLGFLGGFLVGGTVAGSYGYDVAFLVVGGLEIAIAVVTVPVFLRLPLERTDQFRASDRGDA, encoded by the coding sequence GTGCACTCGAGTGACCGTGACCGGGTCGTGCTCGCCGCCCTCGTCTTCGCGGTGCTGTTCTCGCAGGTGCTGCTCTATCCGGGCGTCGCGACGCTCGTGGAGACGTTAGGTGCCGACGCGACGACGTCGGCGTTCGCGGCGACCGCGCTCGACGCGAGCATGTGGTTCCTCGTCGCCGAGTTCGTCGCGTACGTCACCTTCGTCGGCCTCTGGGGCGTCGCGAGCGACGCGACCGGTCGGCGCACGCCGTTCATCGCCGTCGGTGCGATCGCCGGCGCGGTCGGCTACGCCGCCCTCGCTGCCGTCCCGTCGATCGGGTCGATCCCCTTCGAAGGGGTGCTCCTCCTGCGCGTCTTCCAGGGGGCGATGACCATCGGCGCGTTCTCCCTGACGATGACCATGCTGATGGACCTCGAGGGTGGCCACGGCCGGAACATGGGTGCGGCGGGGATCGCCATCGGGCTCGGCGCGGCGCTGGGAGCGCCGATCGGCGGCCAGTTGACGGAGGTCGATCCGCTCGCGCCGCTGCTCGTCGCCGCCGGATTGCTCGTCTGCGTCGGCGCGCTCGTCTCGCTGGTCGGGGACCGAACACCCGACGAGAGCCGGAGCGCTCGAGCGCTGGTCGACGGAATCCGGCGGCGGCCGACCCTCTCGATTCCGTACGCATTCGGGTTCGTCGATCGGCTCACCGCGGGGTTTTTCGCGCTCGTCGGGACGCTCTACTTTCAGGAGACGTTCGACCTCGACGCGGGAACGACCGGCCTCATGCTGGCGTGCTTTTTCGCCCCCTTCGCCCTCTTGCAGTATCCGATGGGTGCCCTCTCGGACCGGATCGGCCGGACGGTCCCGATCGTCGTCGGCTCGGCGTGTTACGGCGGCGGGATCCTCCTCGTCGGGGCCTCGCCGTCGGTCGCGACCGCCGCGATCGCGATGATCGGCGTCGGCGTGCTCGGTGCCCTCGTCGCCCCCGCGACGATGGCGCTGGTCACCGACCTCGCGGACGAGAGCGAGCGCGGGCTCGCGATGGCCGGGTTCAACCTCGCCGGCAGCCTCGGCTTCCTCGGCGGCTTCCTCGTCGGCGGGACCGTCGCCGGCAGCTACGGCTACGACGTGGCCTTCCTCGTCGTCGGCGGCCTCGAGATCGCGATCGCCGTCGTCACGGTGCCGGTGTTCCTGCGCCTCCCGCTCGAGCGGACGGATCAGTTCCGAGCGAGCGATCGGGGCGACGCCTGA